The Gemmatimonadota bacterium genome has a segment encoding these proteins:
- a CDS encoding tetratricopeptide repeat protein has protein sequence MRHLLLLTSATLALPLGAQAPGTTRWADSLGTLIEAAMASGEATAFDHAIALADRVLTVAPSDGAILHYKGYALYRKATLLINTANRPDDAKPVLEEAAALLTRSAAVLPWPETPAVHASVLGQQIALGGMMAGMRYGGKADDLFADAVRLGPDNPRVLLLRGISALYKPKMFGGGSDKALADFTRAVALFEKQAPAAGAPRWGAVEAWAWLGQAHAAEKQVDAARAAYTRALALDPNYGWVKYQLLPALEKVKR, from the coding sequence ATGCGTCATCTCCTCCTGTTGACCAGCGCCACCCTGGCCCTCCCCCTTGGGGCCCAGGCCCCCGGGACCACCCGTTGGGCGGATTCCCTCGGCACCCTCATCGAGGCCGCGATGGCCAGTGGCGAGGCCACCGCCTTTGACCACGCGATCGCGCTGGCGGATCGCGTGCTGACCGTCGCCCCCAGCGATGGCGCCATCCTGCACTACAAGGGGTATGCGTTGTATCGCAAGGCCACGCTGCTCATCAACACGGCCAACCGACCGGACGACGCCAAGCCGGTCCTCGAAGAAGCCGCTGCGCTGCTGACCCGGTCGGCCGCCGTCCTCCCGTGGCCGGAAACCCCCGCCGTGCACGCCAGCGTGCTGGGCCAACAGATCGCGTTAGGCGGCATGATGGCCGGCATGCGCTACGGGGGAAAGGCCGACGACCTCTTCGCCGACGCCGTCCGCCTGGGGCCGGACAACCCGCGTGTCCTGCTGCTCCGGGGGATCAGCGCGCTGTACAAGCCGAAGATGTTTGGCGGCGGCAGCGACAAGGCGCTGGCCGACTTCACGCGCGCGGTGGCGCTGTTCGAGAAGCAGGCACCCGCAGCGGGCGCCCCTCGCTGGGGAGCCGTGGAAGCGTGGGCCTGGCTCGGGCAAGCGCATGCGGCCGAGAAGCAGGTCGACGCGGCGCGCGCGGCCTACACCAGGGCCCTTGCACTCGACCCGAACTACGGATGGGTGAAGTACCAGCTCCTGCCCGCGCTCGAAAAGGTGAAGCGGTGA
- a CDS encoding TonB-dependent receptor, whose product MQTSRSPGRWRWLVPVFTLAVSVQAAAQTGGISGTVTDRSTGQPISAARVQIVGQQNLGANTDATGKYLIRGIPAGAQSVRVTRIGYRPEAQAVTIPANDTVVVNFTIGQSAVELQQVVVTGTGGATEKRKVGASIGSVDVAAQQELMPSVNFSQVLANKVTGVRSVGVGGGVGSGQDLRIRGIASFSLSQRPVIYIDGVRVDSRGTEWAIGTIACCSFTGGNSTDRLSDLNPNDIERVEVLKGAAAATLYGSEATNGVIQIFTKKGRGEGRTEWNVELGTGYNRLRENLPTTEFPKFTGPDGTRAKDANDLIENGLFNSGSITATGGTQRSTYFASGLFSQEEGSIKPNDQTKGNLRLNVNFVPTDKWTVNLNTAFTRNLVEELQAGNNWTALLGNAMNGNPRSATKARPYGEAWVPVSDIQRMSTLSDADRWNGGLTLQHVITSDLTHRLTAGLDAVSDQKSRFFPYVGAYGPAGVTDGQRNIGTRQFRSYTLDYLATYNFKLPFNIESNLSAGAQGFWEQERLNMSTGNRFPGPGVNTVSSAAVTNGAENFNEVINFGILAQNRFSWNDRAFLTVGIRADGNSAFGKNYGLQKYPKADFSYDLSKHEGLLPSMFSAFRVRSAIGRAGRFPGAFDSFTSYGAAPVFEDISGIVPLNPGNSDLKPEVTTETEFGFEAGLFNDRVGLEASIYRAETVDAIVNKPNPPSLGFSTAKRVNIGAIENRGWETSINYLVYSSSKMEWSTNVKLDGNKNEVTDLGGVTLACCTVREGYPVQGVWGRRPTGYSVVNGRPVTTRSDTNTYFGAPLPTVNASWANTLRWKGLQLYGMLSMERGAYFGNGDRAYRIRQGGADEYLSTFVNGAPSFASDSIAQYASILDYFDKRDNVRLREISLTYQVPERLSRFFKAGRSTVTASGFNLMWWDDCNCVDPNMNWAGASSFTIGNGFLAQPSPRQYRLQVRTRF is encoded by the coding sequence ATGCAAACGAGTCGTTCACCAGGTCGATGGCGGTGGTTGGTGCCCGTCTTCACGCTCGCGGTCAGCGTGCAGGCCGCAGCACAGACCGGCGGCATCTCCGGCACGGTCACTGACCGGAGCACGGGCCAGCCGATCAGCGCCGCGCGCGTCCAGATCGTCGGGCAGCAAAACCTCGGCGCGAACACCGACGCGACCGGCAAGTACCTCATCCGAGGGATCCCCGCCGGCGCCCAGTCGGTTCGCGTGACGCGCATCGGGTATCGCCCCGAGGCGCAGGCCGTCACGATCCCTGCCAATGACACGGTGGTCGTCAACTTCACGATCGGTCAAAGCGCCGTTGAGCTCCAGCAGGTCGTCGTCACCGGGACCGGTGGCGCCACCGAGAAGCGAAAGGTTGGTGCGTCGATCGGCTCCGTGGACGTCGCCGCCCAGCAGGAGCTGATGCCGAGCGTCAACTTCTCGCAGGTGCTCGCCAACAAGGTGACCGGTGTGCGTTCGGTCGGCGTTGGTGGTGGCGTGGGCAGCGGACAGGACCTGCGCATTCGTGGCATCGCGTCGTTCTCGCTCAGCCAGCGGCCCGTCATCTATATCGATGGCGTGCGCGTGGACTCGCGCGGGACGGAGTGGGCGATCGGGACCATCGCCTGCTGCTCCTTCACCGGCGGTAACTCGACGGATCGTCTCTCGGACCTGAATCCGAACGACATCGAGCGTGTCGAGGTGCTTAAGGGTGCGGCCGCGGCGACGCTGTACGGGTCGGAAGCGACCAACGGCGTCATCCAGATCTTCACCAAGAAGGGCCGCGGCGAGGGCCGCACCGAGTGGAATGTTGAACTCGGCACCGGCTACAACCGCCTGCGCGAGAACCTGCCAACGACGGAATTCCCGAAGTTCACAGGTCCGGATGGCACGCGCGCGAAGGATGCCAACGACCTGATCGAGAACGGGTTGTTCAACTCGGGGTCGATCACGGCGACGGGCGGGACCCAGCGCAGCACCTACTTCGCCTCGGGCCTGTTCTCTCAGGAAGAAGGTTCGATCAAGCCGAACGACCAGACCAAGGGCAACCTGCGCCTGAACGTCAACTTCGTCCCGACCGACAAGTGGACGGTGAACCTGAACACGGCGTTCACGCGCAACCTGGTCGAAGAGCTGCAGGCCGGAAACAACTGGACCGCGCTGCTCGGCAATGCCATGAACGGGAATCCGCGTTCGGCGACCAAGGCGCGCCCGTATGGTGAGGCCTGGGTGCCGGTTTCGGACATCCAGCGGATGTCCACGCTCTCCGATGCGGATCGCTGGAACGGTGGCTTGACGCTGCAGCATGTGATCACGTCGGACCTGACGCATCGCTTGACGGCCGGGCTGGACGCGGTCTCGGACCAGAAGAGCCGCTTCTTTCCGTATGTAGGTGCCTACGGCCCTGCCGGCGTGACCGACGGACAGCGCAACATCGGCACGCGTCAGTTCCGCTCGTACACGCTTGACTACCTGGCGACCTACAACTTCAAGCTGCCGTTCAATATCGAGTCGAACCTCTCGGCCGGTGCCCAGGGCTTCTGGGAGCAGGAGCGCCTCAACATGTCCACCGGGAATCGCTTCCCGGGCCCGGGCGTAAACACGGTGTCGTCGGCCGCGGTGACGAACGGCGCCGAGAACTTCAATGAAGTCATCAACTTCGGCATCCTGGCGCAGAACCGCTTCTCGTGGAATGACCGCGCGTTCCTCACCGTTGGTATCCGCGCTGACGGCAACTCCGCGTTCGGCAAGAACTACGGGCTGCAGAAGTACCCCAAGGCCGACTTCTCGTACGATCTCTCGAAGCACGAGGGGCTCCTGCCCTCGATGTTCAGCGCCTTCCGTGTTCGCTCGGCCATCGGCCGTGCGGGTCGTTTCCCGGGCGCGTTCGACTCCTTCACGAGCTACGGCGCGGCGCCGGTGTTCGAGGACATCTCGGGCATTGTGCCGCTCAACCCCGGCAACTCGGACCTGAAGCCGGAAGTCACGACCGAGACGGAGTTCGGCTTCGAGGCCGGGTTGTTCAACGACCGTGTCGGGCTCGAGGCCTCGATCTACCGCGCCGAAACGGTGGACGCGATCGTCAACAAGCCGAACCCGCCGTCGCTCGGTTTCTCGACCGCCAAGCGCGTGAACATCGGCGCGATCGAAAACCGCGGCTGGGAAACCAGCATCAATTACCTGGTCTACTCCAGCTCCAAGATGGAGTGGTCCACGAACGTCAAGCTGGACGGCAACAAGAATGAAGTGACCGACCTTGGTGGTGTGACCCTGGCGTGCTGCACCGTGCGAGAGGGCTACCCGGTCCAGGGCGTCTGGGGCCGCCGGCCAACCGGCTACTCGGTCGTCAACGGTCGCCCGGTCACCACGCGGTCGGACACGAACACCTACTTCGGCGCGCCGCTCCCGACCGTCAACGCTTCGTGGGCGAACACGCTCCGCTGGAAGGGGCTGCAGCTGTACGGGATGCTCTCGATGGAGCGTGGGGCGTACTTCGGTAACGGCGATCGCGCGTACCGCATTCGCCAGGGTGGGGCCGATGAATACCTGAGCACCTTCGTGAACGGCGCTCCGTCGTTTGCGTCGGACTCCATCGCCCAGTATGCCAGCATCCTGGACTACTTCGACAAGCGCGACAACGTGCGCCTGCGCGAGATCTCGCTCACCTACCAGGTGCCGGAGCGACTGAGCCGGTTCTTCAAGGCGGGCCGTTCGACCGTGACGGCGTCCGGCTTCAACCTGATGTGGTGGGATGACTGCAATTGCGTGGATCCGAACATGAACTGGGCGGGCGCGAGCTCGTTCACGATCGGCAACGGGTTCCTCGCCCAACCGTCCCCGCGGCAATACCGGCTGCAGGTACGCACGAGGTTCTAG
- a CDS encoding RagB/SusD family nutrient uptake outer membrane protein, translating into MHSSTWRSIGARTARIATVTLLGAAMACGDIFEVEDPQAFGDEDLNNTAILANVVNGAEGTLHQNFDDFVVVTELLGDAMESTSTWIDWEDISEGRVRGDWPSAGSFSGPQNGILQARFAAQSAEARVANVLGAGAAASPLIAQARWVDGVADLLLGMGWCEGPLANGGVRSPNTAFFPQAITKLNSALTATSGIPAADKTKWESAIRAARARANLLAGNYDAALADADAVPAGYTKMAVYAEGSGGQQSTTGNQFHQNRNRSGGLRRKWHGAVMGVNAGSTAYQTVYLPDWFDNTKIDPRMALNRKVGELGVNNRFAFFGITKYSDRGADQVMFSKREMNLIAAEVYMRRGDYANMTSRLNMDRAAQGLAALPTLTAANAQNALLNERLAVMFIEGQRMYDLHRFNLVGATLGTGRATMLPLSTTEVLNNTSMKLGGATCPKLS; encoded by the coding sequence ATGCATTCCTCTACCTGGCGTTCGATCGGCGCACGCACGGCGCGTATAGCGACCGTGACGCTGCTCGGCGCAGCCATGGCGTGCGGCGACATCTTTGAAGTGGAAGACCCGCAGGCCTTTGGTGATGAAGACCTGAACAACACGGCGATCCTGGCGAACGTGGTGAACGGCGCCGAAGGAACGCTGCACCAGAACTTTGACGACTTCGTGGTCGTGACCGAGCTGCTCGGTGATGCCATGGAGTCCACCAGCACCTGGATCGACTGGGAAGACATCTCGGAAGGTCGCGTGCGGGGTGACTGGCCGTCGGCCGGCTCGTTCTCGGGGCCGCAGAACGGCATCCTGCAGGCGCGGTTTGCGGCGCAGAGCGCGGAGGCGCGCGTTGCCAACGTTCTCGGTGCCGGGGCGGCCGCGAGTCCGCTGATCGCGCAGGCGCGTTGGGTCGACGGTGTGGCGGACCTGCTCCTCGGCATGGGATGGTGCGAAGGGCCGCTGGCCAACGGCGGCGTGCGTTCCCCGAACACCGCGTTCTTCCCGCAGGCGATCACCAAGCTGAATTCGGCGCTCACGGCAACCTCCGGGATTCCGGCGGCCGACAAGACCAAGTGGGAGTCGGCGATTCGCGCAGCGCGTGCGCGGGCCAACTTGCTCGCCGGCAACTACGACGCCGCGTTGGCTGATGCTGATGCCGTACCGGCCGGTTACACCAAGATGGCGGTGTACGCGGAAGGCTCCGGTGGACAGCAGAGCACCACGGGAAACCAGTTCCACCAGAACCGCAATCGTTCGGGTGGCTTGCGCCGCAAGTGGCACGGGGCGGTCATGGGCGTGAACGCTGGCAGCACTGCCTACCAGACGGTCTACCTCCCGGATTGGTTCGACAACACGAAGATTGATCCGCGCATGGCCCTCAACCGCAAGGTGGGTGAGCTGGGCGTGAACAATCGCTTTGCCTTCTTCGGCATCACGAAGTACTCGGATCGTGGGGCGGACCAGGTCATGTTCAGCAAGCGCGAAATGAACCTGATCGCGGCCGAGGTCTACATGCGGCGCGGCGACTACGCCAACATGACCTCACGGTTGAACATGGATCGTGCGGCGCAGGGTCTGGCGGCACTCCCGACGCTGACGGCGGCCAACGCGCAGAACGCACTGCTCAACGAGCGGTTGGCGGTGATGTTCATCGAAGGACAGCGGATGTACGACCTGCATCGCTTCAACCTGGTCGGTGCGACCCTGGGGACCGGGCGTGCGACGATGCTGCCGCTGTCGACGACGGAAGTGCTGAATAACACGAGCATGAAGTTGGGTGGGGCGACCTGCCCGAAGCTGAGCTAA
- a CDS encoding twin-arginine translocation signal domain-containing protein: MKHERHERYEEHERHERVRPGLEPGPGVVGSLTPACRWTRRGFVYALGAGGAAGILSACGGENGGGLEPTKTGAVNGVVLDLQGAPQANFGQAILMFPSGRHVGVRVTPDAQGRFRFDDLPEGDYQVRFHSFGQAIIPEPYQHPLKFSVVGGKTTDVTVRVVRGNFADYQVEIYIGDDFYQLQPDGAENAETVVKLGTPVCWYNVGVKVHTVTGGPWNDSGDLQKTQSYIWVANQVGTFGYRDKYHQPQMQATLRVVP, from the coding sequence ATGAAGCACGAGAGGCACGAGCGGTACGAGGAGCACGAGCGGCACGAGAGGGTGCGCCCCGGACTTGAGCCGGGGCCCGGTGTCGTGGGCTCACTCACCCCCGCCTGCCGGTGGACGCGACGCGGGTTCGTGTATGCGCTCGGCGCCGGTGGAGCAGCGGGGATTCTCTCAGCCTGTGGCGGAGAGAACGGCGGTGGCCTGGAGCCAACGAAGACCGGCGCCGTAAATGGTGTGGTGCTCGACCTGCAGGGCGCCCCGCAAGCCAACTTCGGCCAGGCGATCCTGATGTTCCCCAGTGGGCGCCATGTCGGAGTGCGCGTGACGCCGGACGCGCAGGGGCGGTTCCGCTTCGACGACCTTCCCGAGGGAGACTACCAAGTACGGTTCCACTCGTTCGGGCAGGCGATCATCCCCGAGCCATACCAGCACCCGCTCAAGTTCAGCGTGGTAGGGGGCAAGACGACGGACGTCACCGTCCGGGTGGTTCGCGGCAACTTCGCCGACTACCAGGTCGAGATCTACATCGGGGACGACTTCTACCAGCTGCAACCTGATGGCGCGGAGAACGCCGAAACGGTGGTAAAGCTCGGGACGCCGGTGTGTTGGTACAACGTGGGTGTGAAGGTTCACACCGTGACCGGGGGGCCGTGGAACGACTCCGGCGACCTGCAGAAGACCCAGTCCTACATCTGGGTGGCGAACCAGGTCGGCACGTTCGGATACCGGGACAAGTATCACCAGCCGCAGATGCAGGCGACGCTGCGCGTGGTGCCGTAG
- a CDS encoding DPP IV N-terminal domain-containing protein, protein MIPRVVPLIGTLALAASVLPAQQVSYSRAEQLLDWNTRTLVAGDEVRPAWLKDGNRFWYRNKTNTGAEFIVVDPVAATRAPLFDHVRLARAMTIAGDTAFEAHKLPFQAFEFTNDGDNESEIEFTTNRKRFTCNISTYRCTVGDTVANKQRFVLSPDKRMEAFVSGNNLWVRSRNGADSTQLTTDGVEYWQYGLTMPRPSEIQFNRVGQRRPNLRWSPDSKKIAVVRQDERYVAHHYYVQSTGQRTKMYSQPYALPGDTAVPRPYLYIVDVGSKQSVQAKIAPRPNQLSIGGSVRDSAWADNGQTLNISMYTRGSKSAYLAAIDATTGDMRVIARDTGKTYVEISNPQDPGSFYTTKDQKDAFWWSERDGWGHLYRFNGAGVSSMTSSDADGGLVLAPDPVAQLTTGAFQVGQISYVDEVAKQVYFTARGKDGFLYYPKLYRTSYDGVGMTLLTPEDAHHTITFSPSGKYFVDTYSTLQSPPVTVVRSAVDGRVVKKFEDADISRLKEIGWKPVQLFSVKARDNVTDIYGLLYLPSNMDSTKKYPIISHIYPGPQVGSVRGWNFTNGGEPYALAELGFIVIQLDHLGTPLRSKAFHDNYYGFFGDNGLPDHITAIKQLGAKHKFIDTDKVGIFGHSGGGFASTDAILRYPDFFKVAVSGAGNHDNRSYNIYWAEKYQGLMVKDSARRTDNFETSANKTMTKNLQGKLMLMHGDMDDNVHPSMTVQVIDELIKANKSFDMVWAPNRNHGLNEPYFIRRRWDYFVEHLMGGTPPVNYEIKQPVTGAPGRPGAPDPDSWDDEGFPYWKPFKAPQ, encoded by the coding sequence ATGATCCCCCGCGTTGTCCCCCTGATTGGCACGTTGGCCCTCGCGGCCTCCGTCCTTCCCGCGCAGCAGGTGTCCTATTCGCGCGCCGAGCAACTCCTTGACTGGAACACCCGCACCCTCGTCGCAGGCGATGAAGTGCGGCCCGCCTGGCTCAAGGACGGGAACCGGTTCTGGTATCGCAACAAGACCAACACTGGCGCCGAGTTCATCGTCGTCGATCCCGTGGCCGCCACCCGTGCGCCGCTGTTCGATCACGTCCGCCTGGCCCGCGCGATGACGATCGCGGGCGACACCGCCTTCGAGGCACACAAGCTCCCGTTTCAGGCGTTCGAGTTCACGAACGACGGCGACAACGAGAGCGAGATCGAGTTCACCACGAACCGCAAGCGCTTCACGTGCAACATCTCGACCTATCGCTGCACGGTGGGCGACACGGTGGCCAACAAGCAGCGGTTTGTGCTGTCACCGGACAAGCGCATGGAAGCGTTTGTCTCTGGCAACAACCTCTGGGTGCGCTCGCGGAATGGCGCGGACTCGACGCAGCTCACCACCGACGGCGTGGAATACTGGCAATACGGCTTGACGATGCCGCGGCCGAGCGAGATCCAGTTCAATCGCGTGGGGCAGCGTCGCCCCAACCTGCGGTGGTCGCCCGACTCGAAGAAGATCGCCGTCGTCCGACAGGACGAGCGCTACGTCGCGCACCACTACTACGTGCAGTCCACGGGCCAGCGGACCAAGATGTACTCCCAGCCCTACGCCCTGCCCGGCGATACGGCCGTGCCGCGCCCCTACCTGTATATCGTGGATGTCGGGAGCAAGCAGAGCGTGCAGGCCAAGATCGCCCCGCGCCCGAACCAGCTTTCCATCGGCGGCTCCGTGCGTGACTCGGCGTGGGCGGACAATGGCCAGACGCTGAACATCTCGATGTATACGCGCGGCTCGAAGAGCGCCTACCTCGCGGCGATCGACGCGACCACCGGCGACATGCGGGTCATCGCGCGCGACACCGGCAAGACGTATGTGGAGATCTCCAACCCGCAGGACCCCGGGTCGTTCTACACGACCAAGGACCAGAAGGACGCCTTCTGGTGGTCGGAGCGCGACGGCTGGGGGCACCTGTACCGGTTCAATGGTGCTGGCGTCTCGAGCATGACGTCGAGCGATGCAGACGGCGGGTTGGTCCTGGCCCCGGATCCGGTGGCACAGCTCACGACCGGCGCCTTCCAGGTGGGACAGATCTCGTACGTGGACGAGGTCGCGAAGCAGGTCTACTTCACCGCACGCGGGAAGGACGGCTTCCTCTACTATCCCAAGCTGTATCGCACGAGCTACGACGGCGTCGGGATGACCCTGCTCACGCCGGAAGACGCACACCACACCATCACCTTCAGCCCGAGCGGGAAGTATTTCGTCGACACCTACTCGACGCTGCAATCGCCACCGGTGACGGTCGTGCGCTCGGCGGTCGACGGGCGGGTGGTCAAGAAATTCGAGGACGCCGACATCTCGCGGCTCAAGGAGATCGGCTGGAAGCCGGTGCAGCTCTTCTCGGTGAAGGCGCGGGACAACGTCACCGATATCTATGGATTGCTCTACCTGCCGTCGAACATGGATTCGACGAAGAAGTACCCAATCATCTCGCACATCTACCCGGGACCGCAGGTCGGCTCGGTCCGCGGCTGGAATTTCACCAATGGCGGTGAACCCTACGCCCTCGCCGAACTCGGCTTCATCGTCATCCAGCTCGACCACCTGGGGACGCCGCTGCGCTCCAAGGCGTTCCACGACAACTACTACGGCTTCTTTGGCGACAACGGCCTGCCGGACCACATCACGGCGATCAAGCAACTCGGCGCGAAGCACAAGTTCATCGACACGGACAAAGTCGGGATCTTCGGGCACTCCGGCGGTGGGTTCGCCTCGACCGACGCGATCCTGCGCTACCCGGACTTCTTCAAGGTCGCGGTGAGCGGCGCGGGCAACCACGACAACCGCTCGTACAACATCTACTGGGCCGAGAAGTACCAGGGGCTCATGGTCAAGGATTCGGCGCGTCGCACCGACAACTTCGAGACGTCGGCCAACAAGACGATGACGAAGAACCTGCAGGGCAAGCTGATGCTCATGCACGGCGATATGGACGACAACGTGCATCCGTCCATGACGGTCCAGGTGATCGATGAGCTGATCAAGGCGAACAAGTCGTTCGACATGGTCTGGGCGCCCAACCGGAACCACGGGCTCAACGAGCCGTACTTCATCCGTCGTCGGTGGGACTACTTCGTTGAGCACCTGATGGGTGGCACGCCGCCGGTGAACTACGAGATCAAGCAGCCGGTCACGGGCGCCCCGGGGCGGCCCGGCGCTCCGGACCCCGACAGCTGGGACGACGAGGGGTTCCCGTACTGGAAGCCGTTCAAGGCGCCGCAGTAG
- a CDS encoding TonB-dependent receptor → MAYRLGMKAIFLFLITALPLGAQPLHGLVRTTEGAAIPGANVFVLETLEGALTDSSGQFSFTPTAPRPLTLLVKRLGFVESRRIVTDADTALLSITLDRASASLTPITVRAGAYTAGEERGATLTALEVVTTPGTSADINRAIQLLPGVQAVDDGTALFVRGGDYTETKVFMNEAQLLNPQQLLTPTGTFVGTVDPFQLEGIYFSSGGFGARYGNALSGVVGLRTRGEAPRHAGSIGAGLAATSVDLALRVHPRLTLRAAGNRTNLAPFFRVNQNQRGFAPPPSGHDGTVSATLGYRPTGEVKALVLDQSNLVGVPIDDPAFSGTFNSRVGSRLAVVTWKEVFGTFGVLASASEGTLDRREDYGAFGLHADQRQRQLFAQLTRELVPGTTLRLGGELESQRSTIRGSLAAANAPGDTARRSLYAFVRPATRFGSFVELEWQPRPRVKLVPGVRSDRSTLTGRRTVDPRLSLAWEPVGGVTATAAWGVYHQVADPLYYDDAFGRGDLAPMRATQSIVGVQVGSDGPTMLRLELYEKQYRDLAVLDRTYRVFAPATGRSRGIDLFFKGRLPGGMTSRTTLSLLRAERTDPATGALAPAAYDVRRSSAIIVEKAFANGLRLGGNWRSATGRPYTEVVAATFDAARDLFVPAYGPPNAERFGGIRRLDLSASRYRPLGAHAQSVLYVSVSNVLNAANVQGWRYSRDYRTRTPLPSIFNRSLYFGASLIWQ, encoded by the coding sequence GTGGCGTACCGTCTCGGCATGAAGGCGATCTTCCTCTTCCTGATCACCGCTCTCCCCCTCGGGGCACAGCCACTGCATGGCCTGGTCCGCACCACTGAGGGCGCCGCGATCCCAGGCGCCAACGTGTTCGTCCTCGAGACGCTGGAGGGCGCGCTCACCGATTCGTCCGGACAGTTCTCCTTCACTCCGACGGCGCCCCGGCCGCTGACCCTCCTGGTGAAGCGCCTCGGCTTCGTGGAATCGCGGCGGATCGTGACCGATGCCGACACCGCACTCCTCTCGATCACCCTGGACCGGGCTTCCGCCTCCCTCACCCCGATCACGGTGCGAGCCGGGGCGTACACGGCGGGTGAAGAGCGGGGCGCCACGCTCACCGCGCTCGAGGTCGTCACCACCCCGGGAACCTCCGCGGACATCAACCGCGCCATCCAGCTGTTGCCAGGAGTCCAGGCGGTCGACGACGGCACAGCGCTCTTCGTCCGCGGCGGCGACTACACGGAGACCAAGGTCTTCATGAACGAGGCGCAGCTGCTGAACCCACAGCAGCTGCTGACCCCAACCGGGACCTTCGTCGGGACCGTCGACCCTTTCCAACTCGAGGGGATCTACTTCTCGTCAGGCGGATTCGGAGCCCGCTACGGGAACGCGCTCTCTGGCGTGGTCGGCCTGCGGACGCGGGGGGAGGCGCCGCGACATGCGGGGTCCATCGGCGCGGGGCTGGCAGCCACCTCAGTGGACCTCGCGCTCCGGGTCCACCCCCGGCTTACGCTTCGAGCGGCGGGGAACCGGACGAACCTCGCCCCGTTCTTTCGCGTCAACCAGAACCAGAGGGGCTTCGCCCCACCACCGAGCGGACACGACGGCACTGTCAGCGCGACCCTTGGGTATCGGCCGACCGGAGAAGTGAAGGCGCTCGTCCTCGACCAATCGAACCTCGTTGGGGTGCCCATCGACGATCCGGCGTTCTCCGGCACCTTCAATAGTCGTGTGGGGTCCCGGCTTGCCGTCGTCACCTGGAAGGAGGTCTTTGGGACATTCGGCGTGCTCGCGAGCGCGAGCGAGGGCACCCTGGATCGACGGGAGGACTATGGGGCGTTCGGCTTGCACGCGGACCAGCGGCAGCGGCAGCTCTTCGCCCAGCTGACCCGCGAACTGGTCCCGGGGACGACCCTGCGCCTTGGTGGCGAACTGGAGAGCCAGCGCTCGACCATCCGCGGTTCGTTGGCGGCGGCGAACGCCCCGGGAGATACGGCCCGTCGCTCCCTGTACGCCTTTGTGCGTCCCGCCACACGCTTCGGCAGTTTCGTTGAGCTGGAGTGGCAACCGCGCCCTCGGGTGAAGCTGGTTCCCGGGGTTCGCAGCGACCGTTCGACCCTGACGGGCCGTCGCACCGTGGACCCGCGCCTCTCGCTCGCCTGGGAGCCCGTGGGCGGTGTCACCGCGACGGCCGCCTGGGGGGTCTACCACCAGGTCGCCGATCCGCTCTACTACGACGACGCATTCGGCCGCGGGGACCTCGCCCCGATGCGCGCCACGCAATCGATCGTAGGCGTGCAGGTCGGCAGTGACGGCCCCACGATGCTGCGACTGGAGCTCTACGAGAAGCAGTACCGCGACCTCGCGGTCCTCGACCGCACCTACCGCGTCTTCGCCCCAGCCACGGGCAGGTCGCGCGGCATCGACCTCTTCTTCAAGGGCCGCCTGCCGGGTGGCATGACCAGTCGGACCACCCTCTCCCTGTTGCGCGCGGAGCGCACCGATCCCGCGACTGGCGCACTCGCGCCGGCGGCCTACGACGTCCGGCGTTCCAGCGCCATCATCGTCGAGAAGGCGTTCGCCAACGGGCTCCGGCTGGGCGGCAACTGGCGCTCGGCCACAGGACGCCCGTACACCGAGGTGGTGGCGGCGACCTTCGATGCCGCCCGCGACCTGTTCGTGCCCGCTTACGGGCCGCCTAACGCCGAGCGCTTCGGCGGGATCCGGCGCCTCGACCTGTCGGCCAGCCGGTACCGTCCGCTGGGTGCCCACGCGCAGTCGGTCCTCTACGTCTCCGTGAGCAACGTCCTGAACGCAGCCAACGTGCAGGGATGGCGATACAGCCGCGATTACCGCACGCGCACCCCCCTCCCCTCGATCTTCAACCGTTCCCTATACTTCGGCGCCAGCCTGATCTGGCAGTGA